A region of Polyangiaceae bacterium DNA encodes the following proteins:
- a CDS encoding DUF4178 domain-containing protein, with protein sequence MAVAQGSCPSCGASIEFGVGSSIAKVCEYCRATVVRSDRGLENLGKVADIANTPSLIAVGDQGTLSGRPFEVLGRVQLDHGKGPWDEYYVAFDYGQAWGWLAYAQGKWYVTSQTPGLAIPPYTALYVEMDVPLGAAGNFRVAEIKTGTIVSAEGELPAAFPRGFVRHYADCYGVNNAFATLDYHDNRGSYEVFTGWVFDEPQMQVTQLGPRSAQKIKSAMIKCPQCGGDIPKLAGDRAERVGCPYCGAVSDVALQQVVAQQERAMQLPDIPIGGRGTLDGVEYICIAYMKRSSDFEGERYTWEEFLLWSQPVGYRWLVKDPETGWSWVTSVNLAELELYGMPNQVGWGGRSFSRRNQNVARVDYVLGEIYWKAEIGEETQVTDFISGNDVLSREAGGGEANWSYSAPMPWAVIANAFGLPVDGAGAQGIAAGGGSSGGSGGCASTTVIIIVILLILLICALGSCGACIGDGSGSSGSSSSGSSGVRSGSGVYSGGK encoded by the coding sequence ATGGCCGTCGCGCAGGGGAGCTGCCCGAGCTGTGGGGCGTCGATCGAGTTCGGAGTGGGCTCGTCCATCGCCAAGGTTTGCGAGTACTGCCGCGCCACGGTGGTGCGCTCGGACCGCGGCCTGGAGAACCTGGGCAAGGTCGCCGACATCGCGAACACACCGTCGCTGATCGCCGTCGGTGACCAGGGCACGCTCTCGGGGCGGCCCTTCGAGGTGCTCGGCCGCGTCCAGCTCGACCACGGCAAGGGACCCTGGGACGAGTACTACGTCGCCTTCGACTACGGACAGGCCTGGGGCTGGCTCGCGTACGCGCAGGGCAAGTGGTACGTCACCAGCCAGACGCCGGGGCTGGCGATCCCGCCCTACACCGCGCTCTACGTCGAGATGGACGTGCCGCTCGGCGCGGCCGGGAACTTCCGCGTCGCCGAGATCAAGACCGGCACCATCGTCAGCGCGGAGGGCGAGCTGCCCGCCGCCTTCCCGCGCGGATTCGTCCGCCACTACGCCGACTGCTACGGCGTCAACAACGCCTTCGCGACCCTCGATTACCACGACAATCGCGGCTCCTACGAGGTCTTCACCGGCTGGGTGTTCGACGAGCCGCAGATGCAGGTGACCCAGCTCGGTCCGCGCAGCGCTCAGAAGATCAAGTCGGCGATGATCAAGTGCCCGCAGTGCGGCGGCGACATCCCGAAGCTCGCCGGGGATCGCGCCGAGCGCGTGGGCTGCCCGTATTGCGGCGCGGTCAGCGACGTGGCCCTCCAGCAGGTGGTGGCGCAGCAGGAGCGCGCCATGCAGCTGCCGGACATCCCCATCGGGGGCCGCGGCACGCTGGACGGCGTCGAGTACATCTGCATCGCCTACATGAAGCGCTCCAGCGACTTCGAAGGCGAGCGCTACACCTGGGAGGAGTTCCTGCTCTGGTCGCAGCCCGTCGGCTACCGCTGGCTGGTCAAGGACCCGGAGACGGGGTGGAGCTGGGTCACGTCGGTGAACCTGGCCGAGCTCGAGCTCTACGGCATGCCCAACCAGGTCGGCTGGGGCGGCCGCAGCTTCTCGCGCCGCAACCAGAACGTGGCCCGCGTGGACTACGTGCTCGGCGAGATCTACTGGAAGGCAGAGATCGGCGAGGAGACGCAGGTCACCGACTTCATCAGCGGCAACGACGTGCTCTCCCGCGAGGCGGGCGGCGGGGAGGCCAACTGGAGCTACTCCGCGCCCATGCCCTGGGCGGTGATCGCCAACGCCTTCGGGCTGCCAGTGGACGGCGCGGGGGCGCAGGGCATCGCGGCAGGCGGCGGCTCCTCCGGAGGCAGCGGCGGCTGCGCCTCGACCACGGTGATCATCATCGTGATCCTGCTGATCCTGCTGATCTGCGCGCTCGGCTCGTGCGGCGCGTGCATCGGCGACGGCAGCGGGAGCAGCGGTAGCAGCAGCAGCGGGAGCAGTGGCGTCCGAAGCGGGTCCGGCGTCTACAGCGGCGGCAAGTGA
- a CDS encoding SGNH/GDSL hydrolase family protein, whose translation MRFERPSFTTLCAAGVAALAVGFVRCGAAPAPPPAAPAPSPVVPAQSAPPVEPPSPPPSAEPTAPAPKQKVVVAALGDSLTDAKSGGGKYLDYLAKRCPESRFDNFGKGGDMVNQIRRRFERDVLSSGTDYTHLVVFGGVNDLYSDLTAGRTPKKVATDLTAIYDAARARGWKVVALTVAPWGGFTKYYNEKRAASTRELNAWIQSQAKEGKVHHVVDAFALLSCGDPEKICPDYAGSLRDGLHFGPPGHEKLGAALYEQVFASCR comes from the coding sequence ATGCGCTTCGAGAGGCCGTCGTTCACCACCCTGTGCGCCGCGGGCGTCGCCGCGCTGGCGGTGGGGTTCGTGCGCTGCGGGGCCGCCCCCGCGCCGCCGCCCGCCGCGCCGGCTCCGTCGCCGGTCGTCCCGGCCCAGAGCGCGCCGCCAGTGGAGCCGCCGTCACCGCCGCCGAGCGCCGAACCCACCGCGCCCGCTCCAAAGCAGAAGGTCGTGGTGGCCGCCCTCGGCGACTCGCTCACCGACGCCAAGTCGGGCGGCGGCAAGTACCTCGACTATCTGGCCAAGCGCTGCCCGGAGAGCCGCTTCGACAACTTCGGCAAGGGCGGCGACATGGTCAACCAGATCCGCCGGCGCTTCGAGCGCGACGTGCTCTCGAGCGGCACCGACTACACCCACCTGGTGGTGTTCGGCGGCGTGAACGATCTCTACAGCGATCTGACCGCCGGGCGCACGCCGAAGAAGGTCGCGACGGATCTGACCGCCATCTACGACGCGGCCCGCGCGCGCGGCTGGAAGGTCGTCGCGCTCACCGTCGCGCCCTGGGGCGGCTTCACGAAGTACTACAACGAAAAGCGCGCCGCCTCGACCCGCGAGCTGAACGCTTGGATCCAGAGCCAGGCAAAGGAGGGCAAGGTCCATCACGTGGTGGACGCCTTCGCGCTGCTCTCCTGCGGGGACCCCGAAAAGATCTGCCCCGACTACGCCGGGAGCCTGCGCGACGGTCTGCACTTCGGCCCGCCCGGTCACGAGAAGCTCGGCGCCGCGCTGTACGAGCAGGTGTTCGCGAGCTGTCGCTGA
- a CDS encoding CDP-alcohol phosphatidyltransferase family protein has product MAIFAMNLGVGAIEVYKKTRKRPDLFWNTYVARPPAAAVVALLAGTRVTPDQVTLFAFVVAMAAAACVIALPGYWGFLIAIVVFELSYVLDCVDGMLARWRGTASATGHLLDFLMDEIKAFVLLGAISVRLFREHHDTLYLLIGVGGLVALATGIAITTFQRRPEVSGRPADAKDTPGSGKRSLVSLIASAPLGVAKWLVHYPSYILYVAIAGRPELYLYPYVAVNALYALKSLAWLALRFGRGARA; this is encoded by the coding sequence TTGGCGATTTTCGCTATGAACCTCGGCGTGGGTGCCATCGAGGTCTACAAGAAGACGCGGAAGCGTCCAGACCTGTTCTGGAACACCTACGTGGCGCGCCCGCCCGCGGCCGCGGTGGTCGCCCTGCTCGCCGGGACCCGGGTCACCCCCGACCAGGTGACCCTGTTCGCCTTCGTGGTGGCCATGGCGGCGGCGGCGTGCGTCATCGCGCTGCCGGGGTACTGGGGGTTCCTGATCGCCATCGTGGTGTTCGAGCTGTCCTACGTGCTCGACTGCGTGGACGGCATGCTGGCGCGCTGGCGCGGCACGGCGTCTGCCACCGGGCACCTGCTCGACTTCCTGATGGACGAGATCAAGGCGTTCGTGCTCCTGGGCGCGATCTCGGTCCGCCTGTTCCGCGAGCATCACGACACGCTCTACCTCCTGATCGGCGTCGGCGGGCTGGTGGCGCTGGCCACCGGCATCGCCATCACCACCTTCCAGCGCCGGCCGGAGGTCTCCGGCAGGCCAGCCGACGCGAAGGACACTCCTGGCAGTGGGAAGCGCTCGCTCGTCTCGCTGATCGCTTCAGCGCCGCTCGGCGTGGCCAAGTGGCTGGTGCACTACCCGTCGTACATCCTGTACGTCGCCATCGCCGGTCGCCCGGAGCTCTACTTGTATCCCTACGTCGCGGTGAACGCGCTGTACGCGCTGAAGAGCTTGGCGTGGCTGGCGTTGCGGTTCGGGCGGGGGGCGCGGGCGTAG
- a CDS encoding amidohydrolase, which translates to MATLLVNARVLTLDPERPRARVLRFEGGRVTHVADDARGLDGEVRDLGGAVVLPGLSDAHLHIQGIGARARQLDLRGCQSSEDAAVAVGARHAELHAGAWLLGRGWDQNRWPGAEYPTRDALDRAAPGRPVALTRIDGHALWASSRALELAGIRRDTADPAGGSIVRDARGEPTGLLVDTAMELVEEKIPAPSRAELRAELLAGVEALARAGLGSVHDMGTTPEMAEVLAELAADGALGVRVFAHLYGKPEAIAERMASPTRVGLYREVGVKLFADGALGSHGALLSCPYCDRPSERGLALMEPHELTEAARRIHEAGLQIAIHAIGDLANRRALDAIAAAQGSDRSRRHRVEHAQILAPEDLPRFRELGVTASMQPTHATSDMPWAEARLGRERLLGAYAWRSLARSGARLAFGSDAPIEHENPWFGLHAAVTRQDRQGAPERGWLAEQCLSVPEALEAFVCGAASAVLQDDPRLRPGARADLCVVDRDPLETAPSDLWRTETLATWVDGRERYAKR; encoded by the coding sequence ATGGCCACCCTGCTCGTGAACGCGCGCGTGCTCACGCTCGACCCCGAGCGCCCCCGAGCGCGCGTGCTGCGCTTCGAGGGCGGGCGCGTCACGCACGTCGCAGACGACGCCCGCGGGCTCGACGGCGAGGTGCGGGATCTCGGCGGCGCGGTCGTGCTCCCGGGGCTCTCGGACGCGCACCTGCACATCCAGGGCATCGGCGCCCGCGCGCGACAGCTCGACCTCCGGGGCTGTCAGAGCTCCGAGGACGCGGCGGTTGCGGTCGGGGCGCGGCACGCCGAGCTTCACGCCGGCGCCTGGCTGCTCGGCCGCGGCTGGGACCAGAACCGCTGGCCAGGCGCCGAATACCCGACCCGGGACGCCCTCGACCGGGCGGCGCCCGGACGTCCCGTTGCGCTCACGCGCATCGACGGGCACGCGCTCTGGGCCAGCTCTCGCGCGCTCGAGCTCGCGGGGATCCGCCGCGACACGGCGGATCCGGCCGGCGGCAGCATCGTGCGCGACGCGCGCGGGGAGCCGACGGGGCTCCTGGTGGACACGGCCATGGAGCTGGTGGAGGAAAAGATCCCGGCGCCTTCTCGGGCGGAGCTCCGGGCCGAGCTGCTCGCGGGGGTCGAGGCGCTGGCGCGCGCGGGCCTCGGCAGCGTTCACGACATGGGCACGACGCCCGAGATGGCGGAGGTGCTGGCCGAGCTCGCCGCCGACGGGGCGCTCGGCGTGCGCGTGTTCGCGCACCTGTACGGCAAACCGGAGGCCATCGCCGAGCGGATGGCCAGCCCGACCCGGGTGGGCCTGTACCGCGAGGTCGGCGTGAAGCTGTTCGCCGACGGCGCCCTCGGCTCTCATGGCGCGCTCCTCTCGTGTCCGTACTGCGACCGCCCGTCAGAGCGCGGGCTCGCGCTGATGGAGCCCCACGAGCTCACCGAAGCGGCCCGCCGCATCCACGAAGCGGGCCTTCAGATCGCCATCCACGCCATCGGCGATCTCGCCAATCGACGCGCCCTCGACGCCATCGCTGCGGCGCAAGGCAGCGATCGCTCGCGCCGGCACCGCGTCGAGCACGCGCAGATCCTCGCGCCGGAAGACCTGCCGCGCTTCCGCGAGCTCGGCGTGACCGCGAGCATGCAGCCGACCCACGCGACCAGCGACATGCCCTGGGCCGAAGCGCGCCTGGGCCGCGAGCGCCTGCTCGGCGCCTACGCCTGGCGCAGCCTGGCGCGGAGCGGGGCGCGGCTGGCGTTCGGCTCGGACGCGCCCATCGAGCACGAAAACCCCTGGTTCGGCCTGCACGCCGCGGTGACCCGACAGGACCGGCAGGGCGCGCCGGAGCGCGGCTGGCTCGCCGAGCAGTGCCTGAGCGTGCCGGAGGCGCTGGAGGCGTTCGTGTGCGGCGCGGCGAGCGCCGTGCTCCAGGACGACCCGCGGCTCCGGCCCGGCGCCCGCGCGGACCTCTGCGTCGTGGACCGAGATCCGCTCGAGACCGCCCCGAGCGACCTCTGGCGCACCGAGACCTTGGCGACCTGGGTGGACGGGCGCGAGCGCTACGCGAAGCGCTGA
- a CDS encoding four helix bundle protein, which produces MPQPSLPHHRLLAWHLAAELVRLVNDIRISDAEDRREARRAAKSCARNVAEGAGRTSRADKARVYAIARGECGECVASVELAGATGACAAGDVARVTELGSRLSAMLYRLS; this is translated from the coding sequence ATGCCCCAGCCTTCTCTCCCACACCATCGACTGCTCGCCTGGCATCTCGCCGCGGAGCTCGTGCGGCTCGTGAACGACATCCGCATCAGCGACGCCGAGGACCGGCGCGAGGCGCGGCGGGCCGCCAAGAGCTGCGCGCGCAACGTCGCCGAAGGCGCGGGCCGCACCTCGCGCGCCGACAAGGCCCGCGTCTACGCCATCGCCCGCGGCGAGTGCGGCGAGTGCGTCGCCAGCGTCGAGCTCGCAGGCGCGACGGGCGCCTGCGCAGCCGGTGACGTCGCTCGGGTGACCGAGCTCGGGAGCCGGCTGTCCGCGATGCTGTACCGGTTGAGCTAG